In Deltaproteobacteria bacterium, a genomic segment contains:
- the infC gene encoding translation initiation factor IF-3 produces the protein MKHIAKRVNVNRRIRAKEVRLISADGDQLGVVPVREALGIAEESGLDLVEVAPQVNPPVCRIMDYGRYKYQQSKKIQESRKRSSGYQIKEIKFRPMTGEHDFQVKLRKIKRFLENRDKVKVSIMFRGRELAYTERGSELLKRIADETSDFAGVEQEARREGRQMFMILAHR, from the coding sequence GTGAAGCACATAGCAAAGCGCGTTAATGTTAACCGAAGGATTCGGGCCAAAGAGGTCAGGCTGATAAGTGCTGACGGCGATCAACTGGGGGTTGTGCCGGTCAGGGAGGCTCTGGGAATTGCAGAAGAGTCCGGGTTGGACTTGGTTGAGGTTGCCCCTCAGGTCAATCCGCCGGTTTGTCGGATCATGGATTATGGTCGATATAAGTACCAACAGAGTAAAAAGATTCAAGAGTCCAGGAAGCGGTCGTCGGGTTATCAAATCAAAGAGATAAAATTCCGTCCAATGACCGGCGAGCATGATTTCCAGGTGAAGCTGCGAAAGATCAAACGGTTCTTGGAAAATCGGGATAAGGTGAAAGTTTCGATCATGTTCAGAGGAAGGGAACTGGCTTACACAGAGCGTGGATCGGAACTACTCAAACGAATAGCTGACGAGACATCGGACTTCGCCGGTGTGGAGCAAGAGGCGAGGCGAGAGGGCCGCCAGATGTTCATGATTCTTGCCCATAGATAA
- the rplT gene encoding 50S ribosomal protein L20: MRVKRGFKARRRRKKILKLARGYRGGRSKLYRTAADAVDKALQYAYRDRRTRKRDFRRLWISRINAGARLNDLSYSRLINGLKSAGVEIDRKILAELAVSDPKGFSELAVMAAGAAS; encoded by the coding sequence ATGCGAGTCAAACGAGGATTTAAGGCCAGAAGGAGGCGAAAAAAGATATTGAAGCTGGCTAGGGGTTATCGCGGCGGTCGCAGCAAGCTGTATCGCACAGCAGCCGATGCCGTAGACAAGGCCCTTCAGTATGCATACAGGGATAGAAGGACCCGAAAACGTGACTTCAGAAGACTGTGGATATCCCGGATCAACGCAGGGGCACGCCTTAACGATCTTTCTTACAGTAGGCTTATCAATGGATTGAAAAGCGCAGGCGTGGAGATTGATCGAAAAATACTGGCGGAGCTGGCCGTTTCAGATCCAAAAGGCTTTTCTGAATTGGCGGTCATGGCCGCAGGCGCTGCTTCGTAG
- a CDS encoding DUF4124 domain-containing protein, producing MNKIKLNNWLILLVITGLPALASAEFYKYLDKNGNVRFTDNLANVPADQRSKVDEYENPPYPSSQEKKTEVEADEKLDREKSDQPAQAGRPPKEPLIERMKSNAAAQKLKETGARLREEYEALMKEREQLDKISTIRMTPAARKELVEKITHFNARIRDYDKRKEAYNKETQAHNASIKDARRTLLPEEQPTD from the coding sequence GTGAACAAAATAAAGCTTAACAACTGGCTGATTTTGCTGGTAATAACAGGACTGCCAGCCCTCGCCTCAGCGGAATTCTACAAATACCTGGACAAAAACGGTAACGTTCGCTTCACGGACAACCTCGCCAATGTCCCGGCTGATCAGCGGTCAAAGGTTGACGAATATGAGAACCCCCCTTATCCGTCAAGCCAAGAGAAGAAGACCGAAGTGGAGGCAGACGAAAAACTGGACCGTGAAAAATCTGATCAACCGGCCCAAGCAGGGCGCCCCCCAAAAGAACCTCTGATCGAAAGAATGAAGAGTAATGCTGCGGCGCAGAAACTGAAAGAGACCGGAGCGAGGTTACGAGAAGAATATGAGGCTCTCATGAAGGAAAGGGAACAACTCGACAAAATATCAACGATACGCATGACACCAGCCGCGCGGAAAGAACTTGTCGAGAAAATAACGCACTTTAACGCAAGAATTAGAGACTACGACAAAAGAAAAGAAGCATATAACAAAGAAACTCAAGCCCACAATGCCAGCATAAAAGATGCACGGAGGACCCTTTTACCCGAGGAGCAGCCAACAGATTGA
- a CDS encoding MerR family transcriptional regulator, whose translation MEAEIPAKRYFRIGEVSAATGLESYVLRYWETEFSRISPVRSRSGQRLYRKRDIEIILEIKELLYEKRYTIAGAKQYLKERQRDDGLAARNSKPFTIEQLREELIAIRNLLNK comes from the coding sequence ATAGAGGCCGAGATACCCGCAAAACGGTATTTCAGGATCGGTGAGGTTAGCGCTGCAACCGGTCTTGAGTCGTATGTACTGCGGTACTGGGAGACGGAGTTCTCAAGGATCAGCCCTGTCAGGTCTCGCTCAGGGCAACGCCTTTACAGAAAACGTGATATAGAGATCATTTTGGAGATTAAGGAGTTGCTCTACGAAAAGAGATATACCATAGCTGGCGCCAAACAGTATCTCAAGGAGCGCCAAAGAGATGACGGCCTCGCAGCGCGCAACAGCAAACCATTCACCATTGAACAGCTCAGGGAGGAACTTATTGCCATCAGGAATCTGTTGAACAAGTGA
- a CDS encoding DedA family protein, whose product MLRRLYDWVLHWAETPYGTWALFLLAFSESSFFPIPPDVLLIALCVGLPRKSLKYALVCSAGSISGGCAGYFIGWQFMVSIGDAIIRFYGLHDKYEYIRQLYTTYDAWAVGIAGLTPIPYKVFTITAGAFHINFVVFLIASAVSRSARFFVVGGLIYIFGPKIQSFIDRHFNTLAVVFVILLILGFIIIKCFF is encoded by the coding sequence GTGCTGAGGAGGCTCTACGACTGGGTTCTTCACTGGGCAGAAACTCCCTATGGAACGTGGGCGCTGTTTCTTTTGGCCTTTTCCGAGTCCTCCTTCTTCCCGATTCCGCCTGATGTTCTCTTGATAGCCCTTTGCGTTGGCTTGCCCAGGAAATCCCTCAAATATGCCTTGGTCTGTTCCGCCGGATCTATATCGGGAGGTTGTGCGGGCTATTTCATCGGCTGGCAATTCATGGTTAGTATAGGAGATGCCATTATCCGGTTTTACGGATTGCACGACAAGTATGAATATATCCGGCAGCTCTATACTACTTACGATGCCTGGGCAGTGGGGATTGCCGGGCTTACTCCCATTCCCTACAAGGTCTTTACGATTACGGCCGGCGCCTTTCATATCAACTTTGTGGTTTTTCTCATTGCATCTGCGGTTTCCAGATCAGCAAGGTTCTTCGTGGTAGGAGGTCTCATCTATATATTTGGCCCGAAAATCCAGTCGTTTATTGATCGGCATTTTAATACTCTGGCTGTCGTTTTTGTGATATTGTTGATATTGGGTTTTATTATTATCAAGTGCTTTTTCTGA
- a CDS encoding integration host factor subunit alpha codes for MNKKSIVEAIYERVGFPKRETAAIVDAALELVKSSLTNGEPVMISAFGKFAVRERKAQQGRNPQTGEAMTIPARKVVSFKVSRVLKEQINEAHRGRDTRKTVFQDR; via the coding sequence ATGAACAAGAAAAGCATCGTTGAGGCGATTTACGAGAGAGTCGGCTTTCCGAAGCGAGAGACCGCGGCGATTGTTGATGCAGCCCTTGAGTTAGTCAAAAGCTCCTTGACAAATGGGGAGCCGGTCATGATTTCGGCCTTTGGAAAATTCGCTGTCCGTGAAAGAAAGGCACAGCAGGGGAGGAACCCGCAAACAGGCGAGGCCATGACAATTCCTGCCAGGAAAGTAGTGAGTTTCAAGGTCAGCCGGGTGCTGAAGGAGCAAATCAATGAGGCCCATAGAGGCCGAGATACCCGCAAAACGGTATTTCAGGATCGGTGA
- the miaA gene encoding tRNA (adenosine(37)-N6)-dimethylallyltransferase MiaA: MTERPRLIIISGPTCVGKTRTAIALAEPLAGEIISADAMQVYRHMDIGTAKPTEQERDRVQHHLIDVVDPDESFSAARFKSIAEPLIGKLHEKGLPVFVVGGTGLYIKAITQGLFRAPRTDEAIRKRLRAEADARGSRVLHKRLQAVDPVAAINIHPNDAYRIIRALEIFEVTGKPLSEHHRAHGFSDNPYRTLKIGLLVDRHILYDRINKRVDEMLASGLLEEVKGLLDKGYSPRLKSMRSIGYRHMTDHLQGKATWGETIDFFKRDTRRYAKRQLTWFRTDPEIEWIKPSDVDVMRKKVIEFLTR; the protein is encoded by the coding sequence ATGACTGAAAGGCCGCGCCTAATCATCATTTCAGGCCCTACCTGCGTTGGTAAGACCCGTACGGCCATTGCCCTGGCCGAGCCTCTTGCAGGCGAGATCATCAGCGCTGATGCCATGCAGGTTTACAGGCATATGGATATCGGCACGGCAAAGCCCACCGAACAAGAACGAGATCGCGTGCAACATCATTTGATTGACGTAGTGGACCCTGACGAATCCTTCAGTGCAGCCCGGTTCAAGTCCATCGCAGAGCCTTTGATTGGAAAGCTGCATGAAAAAGGGCTCCCTGTTTTTGTAGTTGGCGGCACCGGTCTCTATATCAAGGCCATTACCCAAGGGCTCTTTAGGGCTCCAAGAACGGACGAGGCTATCCGGAAAAGGCTGCGAGCCGAGGCTGACGCCCGCGGCTCACGGGTGCTCCACAAGCGCCTTCAGGCAGTCGATCCAGTGGCCGCGATAAACATCCACCCCAACGATGCCTATCGTATCATACGGGCCCTGGAGATCTTCGAAGTCACGGGAAAGCCCCTCTCTGAACACCACCGTGCCCACGGCTTTTCGGACAATCCCTACCGAACGCTCAAGATCGGCCTTCTCGTGGATCGCCACATCCTGTATGATCGAATCAACAAGCGTGTGGACGAGATGCTTGCATCAGGATTGCTGGAAGAGGTAAAAGGGTTGCTGGACAAAGGGTACAGCCCTCGCCTGAAGTCCATGCGCTCTATCGGCTACCGCCACATGACAGACCATTTGCAGGGGAAGGCCACATGGGGCGAAACCATAGACTTTTTCAAGCGTGATACCCGCCGCTATGCCAAGCGACAGTTGACATGGTTCAGGACAGATCCGGAAATCGAATGGATCAAGCCGTCAGACGTTGACGTCATGCGAAAAAAGGTGATAGAGTTCTTGACAAGATAG
- a CDS encoding phenylalanine--tRNA ligase subunit beta — MKVSLSWLQDYVTVDADVVELAEALTMAGLEVDALSDRYAYLDGVVAGRLVEIIPHPDADTLSVCKVDVGAGVKSIVCGASNIKKGDLVPVALPGTQLPSGDTIEAGRIRGRVSEGMLCSEAELALGTDRSGILVLPESSVPGRGVAAALGLSDTVIEFDLTPNRSDCLSVIGIAREVAAILGVPLNYPEVKLPSGETPIEELASVTIEVPDHCPRYSARLVTGVHIAPSPFWLQDRLNSVGLRVINNVVDATNFVLMETGQPLHAFDFDRLAEHRIVVRTAKEGQIFTTLDGTERNLTDEALMICDGKGPVALAGIMGGLESEIEDDTTRVLIESAYFNPITIRRTAKRLGLSTESSHRFERGVDPEGIVRALDRAAQLMVQMGGGSLAAGVIDVYPRPIPERVIELSVDRTNRLLGTGLSRDAIISHLGSIEFDVEVLDEDRLKVAPPTCRVDIERPEDLMEEVARLSGYNKIPTTQPVSHVVAKEQEKRLRVRDLLRQVLAGCGFSEIVTYSFIGEDACDRLLLADNDPRRRMVSIVNPLTEELGVMRTSLLPGLLTTMFRNSTQRNENLRVFELGKIFLKTGHDELPEEVEMISGLWTGTKHNSTWNVQEEKLDFFDIKGIVDTLYAALNIPHVSFRALKGPGHPYLRPGHAAEVYSGKKSVGTVGEVTGQVLHNFELKQPAYCLDLNFEQVVCLCSEEKRVKPISRFPATARDIALIVDDALEAQSVLDFIEGLGQELIDGVEIFDVYKGSPIPARKKSMALRLTYRSFERNLTDSEVNSIHVAVTQKILRRFRAELPAG, encoded by the coding sequence ATGAAAGTTAGTCTAAGCTGGCTTCAGGATTATGTAACTGTCGATGCGGATGTGGTTGAGCTTGCCGAGGCTCTTACCATGGCAGGACTGGAGGTGGACGCCCTTTCAGATCGATATGCTTATCTGGATGGCGTTGTGGCGGGACGTCTTGTTGAAATAATACCCCATCCTGATGCCGACACACTTTCCGTGTGCAAAGTGGATGTAGGCGCGGGAGTTAAGTCCATCGTTTGCGGAGCCTCCAATATCAAGAAGGGCGACTTGGTGCCGGTAGCGCTTCCTGGGACTCAGCTTCCTTCAGGCGATACGATTGAAGCCGGTCGTATCCGGGGACGAGTTTCAGAAGGCATGTTGTGTTCTGAAGCAGAGCTTGCCCTTGGAACGGACAGATCCGGCATCCTTGTTCTGCCTGAGTCAAGCGTACCAGGCAGGGGGGTTGCCGCGGCCCTTGGCCTCTCAGATACCGTCATCGAGTTTGACCTTACCCCAAATCGTTCCGACTGTCTCAGCGTCATTGGCATAGCCCGTGAGGTGGCAGCCATTCTTGGCGTGCCCTTGAATTATCCGGAGGTGAAGCTCCCATCAGGCGAAACACCCATTGAGGAGCTTGCGTCCGTGACCATCGAAGTCCCGGATCACTGTCCTCGGTATAGCGCGCGGCTCGTCACAGGGGTCCACATAGCCCCCTCTCCTTTCTGGCTACAAGACAGGTTGAATTCCGTGGGGCTCCGGGTCATCAACAACGTGGTGGATGCGACCAATTTTGTCCTTATGGAGACTGGTCAACCCTTGCATGCTTTTGATTTCGACCGCTTGGCCGAGCATCGTATCGTTGTAAGAACAGCGAAAGAGGGGCAGATCTTTACCACCCTGGACGGCACGGAACGCAACCTTACAGATGAAGCGCTCATGATCTGCGACGGCAAAGGGCCTGTGGCCCTGGCCGGAATCATGGGCGGGCTTGAATCGGAAATCGAAGATGATACGACTCGTGTCCTTATTGAAAGCGCCTATTTTAATCCAATCACCATCAGGCGTACCGCCAAGAGGCTCGGTTTGAGCACCGAATCGTCACACCGGTTTGAAAGGGGCGTAGACCCTGAAGGGATAGTAAGGGCCTTGGATCGGGCAGCTCAACTTATGGTTCAGATGGGAGGTGGGAGTCTAGCTGCCGGCGTCATTGATGTTTACCCGCGGCCAATTCCTGAAAGGGTGATAGAACTCAGTGTGGATCGCACGAACCGGCTTCTGGGTACTGGATTAAGCCGGGACGCGATTATCTCTCACCTGGGATCCATTGAGTTTGACGTTGAGGTCCTGGATGAAGATAGGCTCAAGGTGGCGCCGCCAACTTGCCGTGTGGATATCGAACGTCCAGAGGACCTCATGGAGGAGGTGGCGCGGTTGAGTGGTTACAATAAGATCCCCACCACCCAACCTGTGTCGCATGTGGTGGCCAAGGAACAGGAAAAACGGCTTCGGGTCAGGGATCTGCTCCGCCAGGTCCTTGCCGGCTGTGGGTTCTCGGAGATTGTAACGTACAGTTTCATAGGCGAAGATGCCTGTGACAGGCTTCTGCTCGCAGATAACGACCCGCGTCGGCGGATGGTGTCTATCGTCAACCCTCTTACCGAAGAGCTTGGCGTCATGAGGACCTCGTTGCTTCCAGGCCTGCTGACTACTATGTTTAGAAATAGCACGCAGCGAAACGAGAACCTGAGGGTTTTCGAACTGGGCAAGATCTTTTTGAAGACCGGCCATGATGAACTTCCTGAAGAGGTGGAGATGATATCCGGCCTTTGGACCGGGACGAAGCACAATAGCACATGGAATGTCCAGGAAGAAAAGCTGGATTTTTTTGATATCAAGGGGATCGTTGATACCTTGTATGCAGCTTTGAATATTCCCCATGTGAGCTTTAGGGCACTGAAGGGTCCGGGTCATCCTTACCTGAGACCCGGCCATGCCGCCGAGGTGTATTCAGGCAAGAAATCAGTGGGCACAGTGGGAGAAGTGACCGGTCAGGTCTTGCACAATTTTGAATTGAAGCAACCGGCCTATTGCCTTGACCTGAACTTTGAACAGGTTGTCTGTCTGTGTTCCGAGGAAAAACGCGTAAAGCCGATATCCAGGTTTCCGGCCACTGCGCGGGATATCGCCTTGATTGTAGATGATGCTCTTGAGGCCCAGAGTGTTTTGGATTTCATTGAAGGCCTGGGCCAGGAGCTGATCGATGGCGTGGAGATATTTGATGTCTATAAAGGCTCTCCAATCCCGGCGAGGAAAAAGAGCATGGCTTTGAGGTTAACATATCGTTCTTTTGAAAGAAATCTTACTGATAGCGAGGTCAACAGCATTCACGTAGCCGTTACCCAGAAGATCCTGCGACGGTTTAGGGCCGAGCTGCCAGCAGGGTAG
- a CDS encoding threonine--tRNA ligase, with protein sequence MRILLIHADRFSFRVTGETTAALPGELDKSKSEGDVSEALVVFMAAEKGDNANVGSVADQVTEEVLTLAAQIGAENLVIYPYAHLSSSLSSPRVAVKLLDEIFTRLQSHNHLKIIRAPFGYYKAFEISCKGHPLSELAKTITPSGHTDKADEAEESQAIKAEKTLKSEWMIMTPEGKSAYSGPAEGFSFATRPNLERLFRYEKSGSRISEQSPPHIDLMRRMELVDYEPGSDQGNFRWYPKGQLIKRLAEKYVSDFNTRYGGMQVETPIMYDYQHPKLNLYLQRFPARQYVLLSGQKEYFLRFAACFGQYLIQHDMQISHHHLPCKLYELTHYSFRREQSGELAGLKRLRTFTMPDLHTLAKDMEQAKEEFVRQADLAIECLEGFGLDFEVAIRFVQDFAEQHKPFVQNLVSRCGRPALIELWEERSFYFVAKLEFNFIDALDKAACLSTVQIDVENPERFDITYVDESGEKQHPLLLHASISGSVDRVLYAILETQAIRMKRGQKAAFPFWLAPVQLRIIPVSEKFDKACREVLSGIPYRIDYDDRDSSMGRKIRGAEREWIPYILVVGAKEVAGGYLNVRTRDGAQRKMTLPELLAEIEPQMKGKPFLDLPLPQDISRRPIFVG encoded by the coding sequence ATGCGTATTCTTCTAATACATGCAGACAGGTTCTCGTTTCGTGTAACGGGCGAAACCACCGCGGCCTTGCCCGGGGAACTCGACAAGTCCAAGTCGGAGGGAGATGTCAGCGAAGCCTTGGTGGTTTTCATGGCAGCCGAAAAGGGCGATAACGCCAATGTTGGTTCCGTAGCCGACCAAGTGACCGAAGAAGTCTTGACTCTTGCGGCACAGATAGGCGCGGAGAATCTGGTAATCTATCCATATGCCCATCTTTCAAGCTCACTCAGTTCCCCCCGGGTCGCTGTGAAGCTGCTGGATGAGATCTTCACCCGGCTTCAAAGCCACAACCACTTAAAGATAATACGAGCCCCTTTTGGCTATTACAAGGCTTTTGAGATATCATGCAAAGGGCATCCCTTGTCTGAGCTGGCCAAGACTATCACGCCATCCGGGCATACTGATAAAGCTGATGAGGCTGAAGAATCTCAAGCCATCAAGGCAGAAAAGACCCTTAAGTCGGAGTGGATGATCATGACGCCGGAAGGCAAATCCGCTTACAGCGGCCCGGCAGAGGGGTTTTCTTTTGCGACCCGGCCGAATTTGGAGCGGCTGTTCCGGTACGAGAAGTCCGGAAGCCGTATCTCCGAGCAATCGCCCCCACATATCGACTTGATGCGTCGTATGGAGTTGGTGGACTATGAGCCTGGCTCTGACCAAGGGAATTTTCGGTGGTATCCGAAGGGGCAGTTGATAAAAAGGCTGGCCGAGAAATACGTGAGCGACTTTAATACCCGGTACGGAGGCATGCAGGTCGAAACCCCTATCATGTACGACTATCAACACCCAAAGCTTAACCTGTACCTGCAGCGGTTCCCGGCTCGACAATATGTGCTCCTTTCAGGCCAGAAGGAATACTTTCTCCGGTTTGCAGCTTGTTTTGGCCAATACCTGATTCAGCATGACATGCAGATCTCTCATCACCATCTGCCGTGTAAACTCTATGAGTTAACCCATTATTCATTCAGGCGTGAACAATCAGGAGAACTGGCTGGCCTCAAACGCCTGCGAACGTTCACCATGCCGGACCTTCATACATTGGCCAAGGATATGGAGCAGGCCAAAGAGGAGTTCGTCCGCCAGGCCGACCTGGCCATTGAATGTTTGGAAGGCTTTGGCCTTGATTTCGAAGTGGCCATCAGGTTTGTCCAGGATTTCGCTGAACAGCATAAGCCTTTTGTCCAAAATCTCGTTTCCCGCTGTGGACGGCCCGCCTTGATTGAACTTTGGGAGGAGCGCTCGTTTTACTTTGTTGCAAAGCTTGAGTTCAACTTCATCGACGCCCTGGACAAAGCGGCTTGTCTGTCAACAGTGCAGATAGATGTTGAAAATCCTGAGAGATTTGACATAACCTATGTTGACGAAAGCGGGGAGAAACAGCACCCGCTTCTCTTGCATGCCTCTATATCCGGTTCTGTCGACAGGGTGCTTTATGCCATACTGGAGACCCAGGCCATACGTATGAAAAGAGGGCAGAAGGCCGCCTTCCCCTTTTGGCTTGCTCCTGTACAGTTGCGTATAATTCCGGTCTCTGAAAAATTCGATAAGGCATGTAGAGAGGTTTTGTCGGGCATCCCCTATAGAATCGACTATGATGATCGCGATAGCAGCATGGGACGCAAGATAAGGGGGGCAGAAAGAGAATGGATCCCCTACATTCTGGTTGTTGGAGCAAAAGAAGTGGCTGGAGGGTATTTGAATGTTCGAACCAGAGACGGGGCCCAGAGAAAGATGACTCTGCCTGAGCTCTTAGCTGAAATTGAACCTCAGATGAAAGGAAAACCGTTTCTTGATCTTCCCTTGCCTCAAGACATTTCCAGGCGTCCCATTTTTGTCGGTTAG
- a CDS encoding DHH family phosphoesterase: MATTALERLRRLLSLFSREDRLLIIINADPDAMASAMALKRLLWRQVSATCIAHVNTISRPDNLAMIRHLKLDLLPFEKVSPEQFTRFAIVDSQPSHHEGLEGIGFDVIIDHHPASGDEATFVDIRPEYGAVSTIMTQYLRAAKIKPSVKLATGLFYGIKTDTSNFERKSVMEDVNAFQFLFRYVNVHMARSIEQAELTLDSLKYYRRALEAMRVQKRRVHVHLGPVSNPDVCVSIADFFMKIHDIAWTVVSGTYQGRLVIIVRNDEIRKDAGRLLSNVFGHLGTAGGHKGMARTEIPLENLKGVVQYKDDKVISRWIARQLDRHT; encoded by the coding sequence ATGGCAACTACTGCTTTAGAAAGACTACGACGACTGCTGAGCCTTTTTTCGCGTGAAGATCGTCTGTTGATCATCATCAACGCAGACCCGGATGCCATGGCCAGCGCCATGGCTTTGAAACGCCTTTTGTGGCGGCAAGTGTCTGCCACCTGTATCGCCCATGTGAATACTATCAGTCGACCCGACAATCTGGCCATGATCCGACACCTTAAGCTGGATCTCCTCCCATTTGAAAAGGTGTCCCCAGAGCAATTCACCCGCTTTGCTATCGTCGATTCCCAACCATCCCACCACGAGGGGCTTGAGGGCATCGGTTTTGATGTCATCATTGACCACCATCCTGCCAGCGGCGATGAGGCCACCTTTGTGGACATACGTCCGGAGTACGGGGCCGTATCCACCATCATGACCCAGTATCTGCGGGCTGCCAAGATAAAACCCTCTGTAAAGCTCGCCACCGGGCTCTTCTACGGCATCAAGACAGACACAAGCAACTTTGAGCGAAAGTCCGTCATGGAAGATGTGAATGCCTTTCAGTTTCTTTTTCGTTACGTAAACGTGCATATGGCAAGGAGCATTGAGCAGGCGGAACTTACCCTGGATTCTCTGAAATACTACCGGAGAGCGTTGGAAGCGATGCGCGTGCAAAAGCGCCGTGTCCATGTGCACCTGGGGCCTGTGTCAAACCCTGATGTGTGCGTATCCATTGCAGATTTCTTTATGAAGATTCATGATATTGCCTGGACTGTTGTGTCTGGCACCTATCAGGGCCGGTTGGTCATTATTGTCAGAAACGACGAGATTCGAAAGGATGCTGGCAGGCTATTGAGTAACGTTTTTGGGCACTTGGGCACCGCCGGAGGACACAAGGGAATGGCCAGGACCGAGATCCCTCTGGAGAACCTGAAAGGTGTGGTTCAATACAAGGATGACAAGGTAATTTCTCGATGGATTGCCAGACAGCTAGACAGACACACGTAG
- the rpmI gene encoding 50S ribosomal protein L35 has product MPKMKTNRGAAKRFKVTGTGKIRFSKSHANHILTKKTTKRKRTLRKPGTVDKTNIAMVKRLIPYV; this is encoded by the coding sequence ATGCCAAAGATGAAGACAAACCGTGGCGCTGCAAAGCGTTTTAAGGTCACGGGAACAGGGAAAATAAGATTTTCAAAATCCCATGCAAACCACATCTTAACAAAGAAGACGACAAAAAGGAAGCGGACCCTGAGAAAGCCAGGTACGGTGGACAAAACCAACATTGCCATGGTTAAACGCTTGATTCCTTATGTATGA
- the pheS gene encoding phenylalanine--tRNA ligase subunit alpha: MKEELKKTEQEALKSLETTSDLQGVNLLRTRYLGRKGVVTQCLRGISTVPAADRPEVGRLANEVKTRLEVAFREAIERLDADSKEPSGGLDVTLPGRPFARGHLHPITQMTQAISEIFLRLGFEIAEGPNVELDYYNFEALNIPKDHPARDMQDTFYISDDVVLRTHTSPIQIRVMEKRSPPIRIIAPGKVYRVDSDVSHTPMFHQIEGLMVGENISFGDLKGILTTLVHQIFDEETSLRFRPSFFPFTEPSAEVDIRCVICRGKGCRVCSHTGWLEVLGAGMVHPAVFEMVGYDTDCYTGFAFGMGIERIAMLKYGIDDIRKFYENDIRFLKQF, from the coding sequence ATGAAGGAGGAACTGAAGAAAACAGAACAGGAAGCCTTGAAGAGCCTGGAGACAACCAGCGATCTGCAAGGAGTCAACCTCTTGCGAACTCGGTACCTGGGGCGCAAAGGCGTGGTGACACAATGCCTGCGAGGGATTTCGACCGTGCCTGCCGCGGATCGGCCTGAGGTGGGAAGGCTTGCCAACGAGGTGAAGACAAGGCTTGAGGTCGCCTTCAGGGAGGCCATCGAAAGACTCGACGCTGACAGCAAAGAGCCTTCAGGCGGCCTGGACGTGACTTTACCTGGGCGGCCCTTTGCCAGAGGGCATTTACATCCAATTACGCAAATGACACAGGCGATTTCCGAGATCTTCCTTAGACTCGGCTTTGAGATTGCTGAGGGCCCTAACGTGGAACTCGATTACTATAACTTTGAGGCCCTCAACATTCCCAAAGATCATCCTGCCCGTGACATGCAAGATACCTTCTATATTTCGGATGACGTGGTTTTGCGAACCCATACTTCGCCCATCCAGATCCGCGTCATGGAAAAGCGATCACCACCGATACGTATCATTGCGCCAGGCAAGGTCTACCGCGTCGATTCTGATGTTTCTCACACGCCAATGTTTCACCAGATAGAGGGGCTGATGGTAGGAGAAAATATCTCATTCGGTGATCTGAAGGGGATACTGACCACATTGGTGCATCAAATATTTGACGAAGAAACCAGTCTGCGCTTTCGTCCCAGCTTCTTCCCGTTCACGGAGCCGAGCGCTGAAGTCGACATACGGTGTGTGATTTGCCGCGGCAAAGGCTGCCGGGTCTGTTCCCATACCGGATGGCTGGAAGTTCTGGGCGCCGGCATGGTGCACCCTGCGGTATTTGAGATGGTGGGCTATGATACGGACTGTTACACTGGTTTTGCCTTTGGCATGGGTATCGAGCGTATTGCAATGCTCAAGTACGGTATTGACGATATCAGAAAGTTCTACGAAAATGATATCAGATTTCTTAAGCAGTTTTGA